A stretch of Lathyrus oleraceus cultivar Zhongwan6 chromosome 6, CAAS_Psat_ZW6_1.0, whole genome shotgun sequence DNA encodes these proteins:
- the LOC127091327 gene encoding NAC domain-containing protein 17 — MGAVSESASADCFSEVMSSMPGFRFHPTDEELVMYYLKRKICGKRLKFNVICETDVYKWDPEDLPGQSFLKTGDRQWFFFCHRDRKYPNAARSNRATRHGYWKATGKDRNVIFNSRSVGVKKTLVFYIGRAPNGERTDWVMHEYTMDEEEFKRCCNVKGYYALYKVFKKSGPGPKNGEQYGAPFKEEEWADDDVVDFNLNSAEREAPKAVMDPPIDQLQPLLDDEIDEIIKGMFDVDPVLEQDYVNGYTNFPQVVNEETQSMGMGQFSEAILFPDPSGNLQSSSQHYDAQPSFDFNQSVTSHFHISEAPEVTSASNIQSEEELVFYEDGFLEVNDLLDTEPTISNSENLNDDLFANLQFEDGLSEFDTYQDADMFFCGLGPISDETVSHAYMNNAGSNIENQSHQLLSDIEVANQTVDEFWMHVERNTRSPTEDFTGSFSLTNPGVVCDSVSFPTESTENRRSTMEDVATTSRLSSALWAFVDSIPTTPASAAENPLVNRALNRMSSFSMMKMKPTDTAGIDTTTMKRAGRKGVSFLFFPILIALCAFLWVSIGNLRLLGTYVSP; from the exons ATGGGCGCGGTTTCGGAATCTGCTTCTGCTGATTGTTTCAGTGAGGTGATGTCGTCGATGCCCGGTTTTCGATTCCATCCCACAGATGAGGAGTTGGTGATGTATTATCTGAAACGGAAGATTTGTGGGAAGAGGTTGAAGTTCAACGTGATTTGTGAAACCGATGTTTACAAGTGGGATCCTGAGGATTTACCTG GGCAATCTTTCCTGAAAACTGGAGATAGACAATGGTTCTTTTTCTGTCATAGAGATAGGAAGTATCCTAATGCTGCAAGGTCTAATCGAGCAACAAGACATGGCTACTGGAAAGCTACAGGAAAAGATCGTAATGTGATATTCAATTCTCGGTCAGTTGGAGTGAAAAAGACACTGGTTTTCTATATCGGCAGAGCTCCTAATGGCGAGCGAACTGATTGGGTTATGCATGAATACACCATGGATGAAGAGGAGTTTAAGAGATGCTGCAATGTCAAG GGCTATTATGCACTTTACAAGGTTTTCAAGAAAAGTGGACCAGGTCCTAAGAACGGTGAACAGTATGGTGCTCCTTTTAAAGAAGAAGAATGGGCAGATGACGACGTTGTAGATTTTAATCTAAATTCAGCTGAGCGGGAGGCTCCAAAGGCTGTTATGGATCCTCCTATTGATCAGTTGCAGCCGTTGTTGGATGATGAAATTGATGAAATCATTAAAGGGATGTTTGATGTTGACCCTGTCCTTGAACAGGATTATGTGAATGGTTATACTAACTTTCCGCAG GTTGTTAATGAAGAAACACAAAGTATGGGCATGGGTCAGTTCTCTGAGGCCATTTTATTTCCTGATCCAAGTGGAAATTTGCAATCTAGCAGTCAACATTATGATGCGCAGCCCAGCTTTGACTTCAATCAATCAGTTACTTCACACTTTCATATTTCTGAAGCACCCGAGGTCACTTCTGCTTCCAACATTCAAAGTGAGGAGGAGCTCGTCTTTTATGAGGACGGCTTCTTGGAAGTTAACGATCTCCTTGATACTGAACCTACAATTTCAAATTCGGAAAATCTTAATGACGATCTCTTTGCGAACCTTCAGTTTGAAGATGGGTTAAGTGAATTTGATACGTACCAAGATGCAGATATGTTTTTTTGTGGCCTGGGGCCTATTTCTGACGAGACAGTTTCACATGCATATATGAATAATGCTGGCAGCAATATTGAAAATCAGAGTCACCAGTTGCTGTCCGATATAGAAGTTGCCAATCAAACTGTTGATGAATTCTGGATGCATGTTGAAAGAAACACCCGCAGTCCAACAGAAGACTTCACTGGTTCTTTCTCTCTAACAAATCCAG GTGTTGTGTGTGACTCTGTCAGCTTTCCTACTGAAAGCACTGAAAATCGAAGAAGCACTATGGAAGACGTCGCTACTACAAGTAGATTATCTTCTGCTCTTTGGGCTTTTGTTGATTCAATACCTACCACTCCTGCATCAGCTGCTGAAAATCCTTTGGTGAATCGGGCTTTGAATCGAATGTCTAGCTTCAGCATGATGAAGATGAAACCAACCGACACTGCAGGTATTGATACTACAACTATGAAGAGAGCAGGCAGGAAGGGAGTCTCCTTCCTTTTCTTCCCTATTCTTATTGCTTTATGTGCTTTCTTGTGGGTTTCTATTGGAAATTTAAGACTATTAGGGACATACGTCTCTCCTTGA